A region of the Bradysia coprophila strain Holo2 unplaced genomic scaffold, BU_Bcop_v1 contig_232, whole genome shotgun sequence genome:
aCGAATATATGGTTGCAGCGTATCCTCAATTTAGAGAGGCAATCGGTTGTAAAGTCAACGAAGGAGGATTACCGTTACCGTTGAATCCTTTGAATTCTTTGAATATCTAAAGTCTGAGAATTTAATGGCTGCTCAAGCGATAAGCCGAACTTTTTTGAATCCCCACTTTTTTATACTTCTCTAATTAAACTTGTTTTCAGGTCAGTAAAACTGTAGTTTTAttaaaaagggaaaattgtaGCTGTTCACTTACTGTGCGATGTATGAATTTTGTTGCACAGTGACGTAATAGTTATTATAGCACTAGCCGAGGCGATGCCGAGTGCAAAATTTCAGTAAGGGCTCAAGTTTGgcgaaaaaaatctcatttttgcATGAAATAAGTCTGATTCAAACGACATGGCACACATGTGATTTCtttatgtgaaaaataaattaaaattaaaagttttaacaATAGTCGAAGTAGTACAACATTGGTAGACTGatatggaaatttattttaaaaagcaATAAATCTTTCGGTGTGATGTCTACCTtccatttaattgaattaatgcAATAACTACTTAAATTACAATCACACACCGATAAAAAAATAGTAATCGAATCAAGTAGCTTAACTATAAAATGCGGTGTTTCATTCAATTGTGAGCCCTGTTTAGTGAAGATCGTAGTCTAGTCAAAGCGTTCAATTATTTGAGTTTTGATGTATTCAATCATTGGTGTAATAGTTTGTCTGGAGCTTCTAGTAGCAGTTCATATGGGAAGTGCAATGTCTATGGCTAGAGCAAAATCGTGTGAATTTCCACACAAAGGCGACGGTGGAGTTTTGGACCAGaatcaaaattatattaaCGGTAACTTGGGGCAACACCGTAGTTTGAGCTACTTGGGTgtaactttcaatttttagacGCCGCTCTCGTGTGGGTTGATGTGgccgaaaattgttttcactaTGTAACCGATCCAAGAGGCAATGACGCGTTGAACGATTGGATCGATGCATCCTATAAATTTGACAAAGCAATGAGAAGCGGTGATGAAGAGGAATCATTCAGAATGATAGACAAGGCAAACGacagtttcaaaattgttgcTCCGTTCATCCGTAAATCGGATCTTTCAAAGTATTTCATGAAGGTGTACGAAGAATTTGGAGCTTTACTCGCGACAAGAAACTTCCAAGTTATAAACGAGTACATGATTGCGGCATACCCTCAATTTAAGGAGAAATTGGGCTGCTAAAGTGATGCAATAAATTCAATCACAATGTTTAGAGGACGTAAAGATTTCTGAGTGACTTTGCTTCGTGATTAAAGTGATTATAGCTGAACCGATGGTTATTCTGATTTGCTTTTTTAACGATGAAGTTGTTTTTGATCAATATTGTCTGAAAAAGCTCTTTTGTGATTAACCAGATCACGAACACCTAAGCATCTGTTATCTCTTCGTTATCTCTTCTAGTATTCGTTTCTACGTCGCGATATTTGCAAGTTGTAAattacaacaaatgaagtaaaagattttgtaccaaACACAGAATGATACTTCAAATATCGCGATCGTTACAAATCTACAATTGGACAAATTGGACTGTACAAAGGAAAGAATAATTCTCTGAAGACGTTTCCGCTATAATTGAGGAGAGTTATGCACTAACCGtcacaaaaagacatttttcaaataaaatttttcggcCCATGCATTATTTTGACTAATAAGGTTTTAACCCTTATTGTGTCCACTGTCCACGCACTTGCTCCGTTTACGAACGAACAATGGAACCTTCTAATTGTTAAAAAGTAAACGGAGAACCAAACGAAGTAAGAGCGATTACACACTTAGACTAGATTCGAGTATCGGCAAGACTCTTCACGAGAAATCTAGATCAAAGTTGCGTCATTCCGTACTCCCTCCATTTTTCAATGAGAACTCCCCACCATGGAGTCCAAAACGCTAGAGGCTCG
Encoded here:
- the LOC119076159 gene encoding uncharacterized protein LOC119076159 gives rise to the protein MYSIIGVIVCLELLVAVHMGSAMSMARAKSCEFPHKGDGGVLDQNQNYINDAALVWVDVAENCFHYVTDPRGNDALNDWIDASYKFDKAMRSGDEEESFRMIDKANDSFKIVAPFIRKSDLSKYFMKVYEEFGALLATRNFQVINEYMIAAYPQFKEKLGC